A single window of Nicotiana sylvestris chromosome 5, ASM39365v2, whole genome shotgun sequence DNA harbors:
- the LOC138869206 gene encoding uncharacterized protein, with amino-acid sequence MLLKNGHLREFLSDQAKNNYGRNRDNAAPSKVGEDPPRQMINMIFGGNDINGVTFSVAKKMKVSITHSKRLWEVAEDNITLIEENADGWLLPHNDALVISLNVLDFKIKRVLVYPGSSSNIIKWRVLEQAKFTESIIMDTKLLVRFNLASVTTQEEILLPANAEGVMKITLFEVVDGDMGYNIILGRPWLHEIKAC; translated from the coding sequence ATGCTATTGAAGAATGGTCATCTTAGAGAATTCTTGAGTGACCAAGCTAAGAACAATTATGGTCGTAATCGGGACAATGCGGCACCCTCAAAAGTAGGGGAGGATCCCCCACGGCAGATGATCAACATGATCTTTGGGGGGAATGACATCAACGGGGTCACCTTTTCGGTAGCAAAAAAGATGAAAGTATCAATAACCCATAGCAAGAGGCTCTGGGAAGTCGCCGAAGACAATATCACTTTAATAGAGGAGAACGCAGATGGATGGCTGCTAccacacaatgatgcactggtaatttctttaaatgtgctagattttaaaattaaacgcgTTCTAGTGTATCCAGGAAGTTCATCCAATATCATAAAATGGAGAGTATTGGAGCAAGCTAAATTCACCGAAAGCATCATTATGGACACAAAACTCCTCGTCAGATTCAACCTCGCGAGCGTGACAACCCAAGAAGAGATTTTGTTACCCGCGAATGCCGAAGGAGTGATGAAAATAACTCTTTTTGAAGTGGTAGATGGTGATATGGGATATAACATTATTCTGGGAAGACCATGGCTGCATGAGATAAAAGCTTGTTAG